The genomic stretch AGCCTAAAGAAATGGTATGCAGATGATGCGGGCGAAATGGAATAACACAAATTTCAAGTAGCCATATTCGACATTGTCTGTTTTATCAGCGGTCTAATACCAATTGCTCAAAAACCGAGAAACTGATTAATCAAATGTTGACAAAAAGAATAATACCTTGCCTGGATATCAAAGAAGGGCGCACGGTAAAGGGAGTGAATTTTGTGGATTTGCGCGATGCAGGTGATCCAGTGGAGTTGGCCAAGGTCTATTCCGACGAGGGGGCTGATGAGTTGGTGTTTTTGGATATCACTGCCACGGTGGATAAGCGAAAAACCCTGGCCGAATTGGTGACACGAGTAGCCAAAGCCATCAATATCCCCTTTACCGTAGGTGGAGGGATATCCACGGTAGAGGATGTCAAGGTGCTCCTAAATGCCGGTGCTGATAAAATCAGCATCAACTCAGCTGCTGTAAAAAGACCAGAAGTCATTGGTGAAATGGCCGCGGAGTTTGGGAGCCAATGCATCGTAGTGGCCATTGATACCCGAAACGTGGATGGA from Echinicola soli encodes the following:
- the hisF gene encoding imidazole glycerol phosphate synthase subunit HisF, with translation MLTKRIIPCLDIKEGRTVKGVNFVDLRDAGDPVELAKVYSDEGADELVFLDITATVDKRKTLAELVTRVAKAINIPFTVGGGISTVEDVKVLLNAGADKISINSAAVKRPEVIGEMAAEFGSQCIVVAIDTRNVDGVDLVHTHGGRKPTTIQTQAWAKEVADRGAGEILLTSMDHDGTKAGFADGLTSQISAALTIPVIASGGAGSMLHFKDVFTGGKADAALAASIFHFKEIGIPELKHYLAEKGVNMRM